Genomic window (Caldinitratiruptor microaerophilus):
CACCTCGACGCCGGTGCGGGACTGGTACTCCTTGATGTAAGCCCGCAGGGCGGGCACCAGCCCGAGGTCGTCCAGGGCCATGGGCCGCAGGTCGAAGATCACCTTGCGCACGTCCTGCAGGCTGATCCGGACCAGGTCCTTGAGCTGGCTCAGCTCCTGGCGCAGGCGCTCCCGGTCCTGGTCCAGGAGGCGCAGGCAGACGTCGATCCGCAGCACCACGTTGGCCAGGAGCTGCGCGGGCCCGTCGTGGATCTCCCGGGCCACCCGCCGGCGTTCCTCCTCCTGGATGCGGATCGCGGACATGCCGATGTCCCGGGCGCTCCCGCTGCCGCCGGGTTGCCCGAGAACCTGCCGGGATGCCGCCGTGACCTCCCGCGCCAGGGAGGCAAGGTCGTCCGCCAGCCTCATGGCCTCCGCCACCGGACCCGGCGCCGCTCCGGCGGGACTCGCCAGGGCTCCGGCGAGGCGCCGGGCCCGGGCCTCGGCCGCCGTCAGGGAAGCCACCCACGCCTGCGCGACGTGCGCGGCCGACTCCGGCCCCACTGGCGTGGAACGCCCTCCCATGGCAGGCCATCCCTCCCCTGGCGCTCGCCCAAGTATTCGGCCAGCAAAAGGTTGAATCCTGCCACACCCACCGGCATGCCCGTAATCCGGTTTCTGTCACCATGGGCCCCGGCCCAGGCATAGCGTGGTCTAGAGATCTGAGGGAGGTGACCACCTTGGCGCACCTGAAGTGCGTGAAGGTGCCGGTCGTGCTCGGCCTCGGGGCCACTCAGCACCTGATCTGCACGGAGATCCCGCTCCGGCCCCCGGCTTTCGAGGTCAAGGACACGGAGAAACGTGTGGAGATCACGCAGTGCAGCGTCGGCGGCGTGGTCAGCACCAACGAGAAGTGCGTGGCCAAGGTCATCATCGACGCCGTACTCAAGAAGAATATCAATTTCAAGACCGCTCAGAAGGAAGTCGATGAGCAGGAGCCCCTCCAGGGGGCCCTCGAGAGCCGCATCATCTGCGGCGACCTTCGTCACTGCTTCGTGAAGCAGTAGACGACCCTGAACCCTTTCGCCGGTAGTAAGCGGCCGCCCTTTGGTGACTGCGCTAACGGCCCGGGCTCGAGCTGGCCCGGGCCTCGTAGTGCATGCGTTACACGTCGCCTACTCGCCCCGGGGGATCACCGTCACCCGGGGCCGATGCATGTGTGGGGTCGGGTGCAGGACGAAGTGGTCCATCAACTCCAGTGCGATCCGCCGGCGTTCTTCAGGCCCTAGCTGGTCGAGGACGCCGGCCAACTGCTCCCGATACTCGGCCGCCTTCGCTACCCGGACCGATGTGTCCCGTGGCTGGAGGTGCCGGAGACGGTCCTGTAGCTCTGCTTCCAGGCGGTGCAATTCGTCCCGCTCGGCGCGCAGCTGCCGCAAGGTTCGCTCGGTCTGCTCTTCATCCCAAAGCCCCCGGGCAAACAGGAGTCCGACCCTCTCGATCTCGGCCGACTTCTCCTCCAGCCGGCGCCTGACCTGCTCCAACTCCGCGGCCACTCGGGCAAGCTCCTCCGGGTTACCGGCCGAGCTCTCCAGGGCGTGGGCTATGAGTTGGGGGTCAAGGATCCACTCGCGAAGCGTGGCCCACACGGCCTCCTCTACCCACGTCGCCAGTTTGTTCGGCAGGGGGCACCGGCGCTGCCATCGGTTCCGGCATGTCATGTACTGCCGGCCGCCCGCGCCGTGGGCGCCGTAGTAGATCGGGCCGCCGCATAGTCCGCAGCGACCCAACCCCCGCAGCCAACGGTCGGACCCGGTGTAGCGCACCGTCCGGTGCTGGTCGAGCACCCGTTGGGCGGCCTCCCAGGTTTCCGGGTCCACGATGGGCGGGACCCGCACGGTCCGCCACTCGGACGGGGGACGCGACCGGAAAGTGAGCTTGAGCCCGCGCTGCCGTCGCCACTCCGGGGGGAACTGGCGCAGGGCCTGGATTCCGGCGGCGTCGACCCGGTTGAGACGGGCTTCCCCGCGGTACACGGGGTTACGCAGGATGTCGTGCACCGTGCTCCGGTTCCACTGCGGCCGCCGTCTCCTGGGCGTGGGGACCCCGAGGGCCGTCAACCGCCGTGCGATCTCTTCCGCCGGTGCCCCCTCGATGCACCACTGATACATGCGCCGGACCCATTCTGCTTCTTCCGGCTTGATTTCCAGTGGCTGGCCGCTCTTGACCCCGGCCGTGTAACGGTAGCCGTAGGGCTGGAACCAGTGCGGTATTCCGCCGGCCGCGATCTTGCCGGAACGCCCGCGGCGGGTGCGTTCGAGGATCTTTGCCTTCTCCAACTCGCTGAACACGCCGCGGATAGCGAAGAACGCCTGGCCGTCCGGGTCTTTCCGGTAGGTGTGCTGCACGAACTCCAGCTTGGTGCCGGCGCGTTCGATCTCTTCCGCGATCAGGAGTTGGTGCACCAGCTTCCGGCTGAACCTGTCTGGGTCCAGGCAGATGAAGTAGTCCACCTTGTTCCGAGCGATGAATTCCCTGACCTGGTCCAGCGCGGGCCGCTCAAGCCAGTCACCGCCAACGTGATCCTCCCATTCATACGTCCTGAGTTCCGCCCCCGCTGCACGTGCCAGTACCTGAGCCCTCGCGAGGCAGGCGGCCCGCTGTTCCGGGATCGAGTACCCTTGCTTCCCCTGTTCTTCCGTGCTCACCCGGTAGTACAGAACGACGGTCAGAACCGTCCCCATTCCTACCCTCCAACCGGTGAAGTAGCCATCGGATCACGCGGACGACGCGCCAGGCCGGCGGGCGGTCCATCACACCACCCCCGGTGTACGCTTACCGGGGGCGGGCTTGGACTAGAACTTTTAGAGGAGTTCGTTCAACTCGTCCACAGTGAGGTCTGCCTGTTCCAGGATGTAACCCAGGAGGCGGGGACCGATCGTTTCTCCAGAATGGACGGGAACTGTGACCAGTCGACCACCGGGGCGCCGCAAGAAATGATGGCTCCCTCGCACCCTGACCACGACGAAACCGGCTCGCACGAGAGCCCGGACGAGCTCCGCTCCGGTGATCCGGGGCATCCTGGGACTCACGCCGTGACCTCCACTTCCTCGATGGTCACGTCCGCATCACCGGGAGGGATCGGGTCTCCTGAAGCGGACAGGGCCTCGATGTAGCCCTCTATGGCTTCTCGAACCCGCTCCAGGACCTCGGGGCGGGTTTTACCGTGCGTTACGCATCCCGGCAGGGCCGGAACCCTGGCCACGTACTCCCGCCCGTCGCTGTCCCATTCCACGACGACCTTGAACCTCCTGGACACCCGGCAACACCTCCGCAAAGTCGCCCCGACCTCATCGCTGCTGGGCTCCCCGCACCCGGTTGATTTGCTCCACGTACTTCGCCAAGTCCGTGCGGGACATGAGCACCACCCCGGTCCTTTTGGCCATGTCCTGGGCATCTGGGGTGAAGCCGTGGGAATTCGTGACCACCATGGCGATGTGCGCCTTGTAATACGCCTTCGCGGCCAAGGCTTCCTGGACGGCCCGGATGCCCACGGGGCGCCGCCAGCGTTTGGCCTGGACCACCCATCGCCGGCCGTTGTTCGGTTCGACCAGGATCAAGTCGGCCCCCTTGTCGCCCTGGTAGGGTGTCCGCTCCACGGTGAACCCGGCGTTTCGGAACTGGCGTTCCAGCCACTTCTCGAAGTCTAGACCGGACATGTTGTACGTTTCCCGGACTCCCTTGCCGCCGAGGCGTATGTCGTCGGCTTTGTCGGTCAGCCACTCCTCCAACATCTCAAATCCGAGTTTTATCAGTCCCAATACGACGGTAAAGGCAAGAGCGATGAGGAAAAGCCAGATCGCTGAGCCCATCAACTCCCCCCCCATGTATGAGCCTTCCTTGCCCGAACGGATGTTCTAGTGCTACGATGGAAGCCCAAACCATCGATAGCGAACCTGTGTTTGGGGGAGTGCCGAGTGGAAGCCGAGCAACTGAGAACTGCTCTACTACGCTGTGCGAACCGGGCGTTACGCCGGGCGGACGCCGAGGCGGCCGCGGTGCTTACTCGTTGCGCGGCCGCGATACCTTCGGCGCAAGACCGAGGATCACGTCTTGCGCAGCCTTGTCGAATCCGGCTTCCTGCAAGTGCCACCGTAGGCGCTCTTCAAGGTCCGCATTCCAACGCACGTATTCTTGGGGATGGTCACTTGCCCCCAGCAGATAATCGACGGTGACGCCGAGTATTTCTGCCAGACTTGGTAGGGTTTCGATTTTAGGAAACTGCTCACCGGAAAGCCAGCGGGAAACTCGAGACTGGTGCACCTTGAGGCGGGCAGCAAGATCGATGGCCTTAATACCCCTCTGTTCCATTAGCTCCGCGAGTCGGCTGGCGAACACCCTCGCCAGCTTTTTCCGCTCTTGCTCCACGCGCACACCCCCACGCGTATTGTAGCGTTTTGGGCACATCAAGGCCCCTTTTCTCCAGAAGGGCATATTTGCGCTTGACTCTTTCCAGACACGCATGTAGTATTGGCCTCGGAGGTTTCCCGTTGAGAAAGTCATGGCTGATATATGCGAGGTGAGCACATATGGGCGAGACGCTACGGGACCTTCGTAGGGCGGCGAATCTGACACAACTTCAGGTTGCGCAGGCCCTCGGCCTGGACCATCGGGGGTACATGAGGCGCGAAACGGGAAGGGCGAAGTTGACCGCCGAGGAGTCGCTGAAGCTCGCTGAACTGTTCGGTGTCCCGGTCGAGCGCGTGATTCGGGCGCGCCGTGTGGCTGAGGACGGGCGTAGGGATTACTGGCGGCGGAAGGTGACGGCGTGAGCCGGCCTTGCGCGCTCGCTTTTCGGGAGGTGTGCGGGGTGGTTCCCGAACCGGCGCCGGCGACCGAGGAGCGGCGACCGAACCGGGATCGGGTGGTCCGGGTCATACGGTGGCTCCTGGCGCGGGTGAACGCTGACACGCCCCCAGCTCAGCAGGACGGCGAGACCCCCGAGGAGGTGCGACGGGAGTGAAGTATCAGCCTGGGGACTGGGTGATCTTCTCCGGGCAGCTGCCCCAGGAGTATCGGGACGCGTTCGACGAGACATGGCGCGCGATCGGGCGCATGCAGGTTGTGGACGTTCTGCCGCAGTGCCGGCTTCCCGGGGATAACGAACCCCGCGAGGCCCTGGTTCTCCGCGTGGGGACCTCTGGAAGTGTTCTTGTGCGACCCGAATGGGTCATACCCTGGGTGCCCGATCTTACCCCTTTCATCCGCCAAGTGCTGGCCTTGGCCCATGAATACGTGGGTGCCGTGAAGCAGTTCGACGTGGAGCTTCGCAGCGAGAAGCCTACTCTTTCCCTGTTTGTCAACTACGACGTTTTCCGTGCTAACGTGCAGGCCCGGAAGCTGGCCCCCGTTCAGACATCCGCTGTTGCGCACTTTGAATACGTCTACGTGGAGTTCGCTGACCCCAAGGGCTGGACAATCCGAATCAACAGTTTCGTGCCGGACCAGACGCCGGCGCCCGTCAGTTGACCCATCGCCCCCTGGGCGGGAGCGTGTGCCGCTCCTGTCCCGGGGGCGTTTCGGTACGAGGAGAGTGGGCGCGTGAGCATCAAGGGCGGCCGCAGGAACACCCGGACGGTCCCCGTGGCCGCCAGGGTCCGGCCCTGGTACGCCGGGATGTGGTGGGCTCTGCGCCGCCAGTGCCCGGACATGGAGCCCCAACGGCTCATGGAAACCGCGATAGAGCTTCTGTGGCTCCATTTCGAGCAGGCCCGAGGACTGGACAGGGCCGGCATCATCGAGGAGGCAGTACGGGCTGTTGAGCGTGCCAATGGACGCCGGGCGCCGGCTGGAGCTTAGACGGGTCGACGGCCGATACGTGGTTCTCTTGGTAGAGCAGCGAGGGACGGTCACTCGGACCTGGGTCTTGTACGGGCCTACCTCGTGGGCCTCGGCCCACTGGCGCCTGTGGCTCCTGGCGACAAAAAGGATTCCCATGCCTTCGCAGGTAGGACATGGAAGCGAAGCCCCGCCCGGGCTTGAGGGCGAGGGTCCGGGGCCGGGGAGCCCGTCAAGGCCTCCGGCGTAGCCGGCGCCCCGAAGGGGCTCGGCCTTGACGGGCGGGGTCCCCGGCCCGGTAGCCTGAGCCCGGCCCGGGCGGGGCGGGGCGGGAATCGCATGGTGGTGGCTAAGTCGGGGGTGGAATCATGATCCGGGCCAGGGTCGAGTATCGCGGGTGTGCCGCCTGCCGGCGGCTACATCCCGTGAGCGAGATGGTGGCGGTGAAGGGTCGCGTGGTCAAGTCGGCCCCGGGAACATGGCGGCCGGGCAAGGTCCTGGTGATCGGCGAGGTGTGCCGGCGGTGCGCCGGGCGGCCGGAGGCGCTGGATAAGGTGGCGCTGCGGGCCTCCTCCGAGCTGGTGACGTTTGAGCCGGTGCGGGAGGGGTGAGCATGGCCCGTGAGACGAGCGGCGGTCGCATCGGCCGCACGGTCTACATGGAGCCTGAAACCTGGGCTCGGCTAGAGGCCATGGCCCGAGGCGAGATTCCGCACCCCGCGTTTTCTCTGTACGAGATTCGGCGGGGGTCCGTCTCCAGCGTGCTGGAGCACATCGCCCGGTGGGACGCGGAGGCCGTCGTGTCGCAGCTGCGCGAGCGGATTGCAGAACTGGAGTCACGCCTACGCCGGGTGCCTGAGGCCCAGGTGCACGCCGAAAGGCTGTTGCAG
Coding sequences:
- a CDS encoding sensor histidine kinase is translated as MGGRSTPVGPESAAHVAQAWVASLTAAEARARRLAGALASPAGAAPGPVAEAMRLADDLASLAREVTAASRQVLGQPGGSGSARDIGMSAIRIQEEERRRVAREIHDGPAQLLANVVLRIDVCLRLLDQDRERLRQELSQLKDLVRISLQDVRKVIFDLRPMALDDLGLVPALRAYIKEYQSRTGVEVDLASFGADRRFDPALEIAVFRSVQEALTNVARHSGASRAQVTVEVRQGELRATVQDNGVGFDPALQGRREGSFGLAGMAERARVLGGWLEVESQPGQGTRLQFVVPVLPASDA
- a CDS encoding recombinase family protein, coding for MGTVLTVVLYYRVSTEEQGKQGYSIPEQRAACLARAQVLARAAGAELRTYEWEDHVGGDWLERPALDQVREFIARNKVDYFICLDPDRFSRKLVHQLLIAEEIERAGTKLEFVQHTYRKDPDGQAFFAIRGVFSELEKAKILERTRRGRSGKIAAGGIPHWFQPYGYRYTAGVKSGQPLEIKPEEAEWVRRMYQWCIEGAPAEEIARRLTALGVPTPRRRRPQWNRSTVHDILRNPVYRGEARLNRVDAAGIQALRQFPPEWRRQRGLKLTFRSRPPSEWRTVRVPPIVDPETWEAAQRVLDQHRTVRYTGSDRWLRGLGRCGLCGGPIYYGAHGAGGRQYMTCRNRWQRRCPLPNKLATWVEEAVWATLREWILDPQLIAHALESSAGNPEELARVAAELEQVRRRLEEKSAEIERVGLLFARGLWDEEQTERTLRQLRAERDELHRLEAELQDRLRHLQPRDTSVRVAKAAEYREQLAGVLDQLGPEERRRIALELMDHFVLHPTPHMHRPRVTVIPRGE
- a CDS encoding type II toxin-antitoxin system HicA family toxin, with protein sequence MPRITGAELVRALVRAGFVVVRVRGSHHFLRRPGGRLVTVPVHSGETIGPRLLGYILEQADLTVDELNELL
- a CDS encoding type II toxin-antitoxin system HicB family antitoxin gives rise to the protein MSRRFKVVVEWDSDGREYVARVPALPGCVTHGKTRPEVLERVREAIEGYIEALSASGDPIPPGDADVTIEEVEVTA
- a CDS encoding restriction endonuclease, translating into MGSAIWLFLIALAFTVVLGLIKLGFEMLEEWLTDKADDIRLGGKGVRETYNMSGLDFEKWLERQFRNAGFTVERTPYQGDKGADLILVEPNNGRRWVVQAKRWRRPVGIRAVQEALAAKAYYKAHIAMVVTNSHGFTPDAQDMAKRTGVVLMSRTDLAKYVEQINRVRGAQQR
- a CDS encoding helix-turn-helix domain-containing protein; this encodes MEQERKKLARVFASRLAELMEQRGIKAIDLAARLKVHQSRVSRWLSGEQFPKIETLPSLAEILGVTVDYLLGASDHPQEYVRWNADLEERLRWHLQEAGFDKAAQDVILGLAPKVSRPRNE
- a CDS encoding helix-turn-helix transcriptional regulator, which gives rise to MGETLRDLRRAANLTQLQVAQALGLDHRGYMRRETGRAKLTAEESLKLAELFGVPVERVIRARRVAEDGRRDYWRRKVTA